CAGTAATGCTCCAGTTAATAGAGCAGAACCCCGACATAATGTGAAACTAAAGAAAATGATATGACATGCCATAATATCGGGGTATTTGATGACATGAAATGGTATGAAACTGAAGGTGATACATTTATGTTTACATCGAATTTTCATGGTGATTTGTTTGGGCGATTGGaagtaaagtagaaaaattCCATTAATATGGACGTCGTTGTTTTTATGAAGCAAGTTTTACCGCggtaaattttaaaacaaacaaatacttTCTCAACAATATCACATTATCAGTAatcatttttcttaaattttcctCCGTTTATTCAAATCAGAGCCTAAAAATATgcgattttttttcatatcccGAAAGTATGCTgtacatttttcttaaataattttaaagatttttttctattctaaTAATAATTTGTCAGTTAGTagactttttttttgcaaaaatacttttttttgtcaaatcagATTCTAAAAATATGCcacatttttataatagaacatAACTCCCCAAAAGTATAGACATAgtacattttattaaataatattaaattttttaaagaaattaaattttgacaaaattttctataaaaataaaattttgccaaaatttctatagaaataaaattttgccacaattttttatagaaataaaattttgtcaaaattttctattgaactacaattttgacaaaattgtctatggaaattaaagtatggcaaaatttcaatagaaataaaattttgacaaaattttctatagaaataaaattttgacaaaatttctatagaaataaaatcctaacaaaattctaTCCCgatataaagtattgacaaaattttctctaggaataaaactttcacaaaaaatattttgccaaaattttctatacaaataaaattttgccaaaattttctatagaaataaaattttgacaaaactttctgtagaaaaaaaatttgccaaaattttctataaaaataaaattttgccaaaattttctatagaaaaaaaattttgccaaaattttctatagaaataaaatgttgacaaaactttctatagaaataaaattttgacaaacctttctatagaaataaaatattgacaacattttctatagatataaaatgttgacaaaattttctatagaaataaaatgttgacaaaatgttctatagaaataaaatgttgacaaaattttctataaaaataaaatattgacaaaattttctatagatataaaatgttgacaaaattttctatagaaataaaatgttgacaaaattttctatagaaataaaattttgacaaaattttctatagaaataaaatgttgacaaaattttctataaaaataaaatgttgacaacattttctatggaaataaaattttgacaaaattttctatagaaataaaattttgacaaaattttctatagaaataaaattttgacaaaatttttttatggaaaaaaattttgacaaaattttctatagcaataaaattttgacaaaatttctatagaaataaaattttgaccaaattttctatagaaataaaatgttgacaaaattttctatagaaataaaattttgacaaaattttctatagaaataaaatgttgaccaaattttctattgaaataaattttctagagaaataaacttttgataaaattttctatgggaataaaattttgaccaaattttctacacagataaaattttgaaaaaaaatattcttctattctattttgacaaaattttctataggaatatacgcCTGCGTGTATTCAAATGTGTGTGTATTACATACAGTTATTTTACCATGtcagctaggagatttttttttttcaatatcccttttttaatttagtcaGACCCTAAATATAtgcatcattttttttaataattcatataGTTTGCAgtatattttattaaacaattttagATAAGTTATACTTCCAGAAATATACCACGTTTTCATAATAGCTCATGGCTGCCAGAAAGTATGcagtacattttattaaaaaatgtttgagatttttttccaaaagatgACTGTATGCAGTCTAATTTTTGTGTATTACCTAAAGGTATATCACCTTGCCAGTTAGTAGttggattttaaattttccacttCTCATCAAATATGATCCTGAAAATATgtcacatttttgtagtaaatcataaatacccaaTAGTTTGCAGTATATTTCAttgaccctctaatgccccaatttttttgccagctgattaaattttcttggttaacgacacgaaagcaagaaaagtaaacaatttatacggtaaagttcagtatatgctgcaaagcctcttgaacagtttcaacaaagtttgctttttattttactcatttttggttgtcttaaggtgtgttttactaaaaatttccttattaagtggaacccgcctaaaggcgggcttgggcagtAGAGggttaaacaattttaaataattctttAATTCCTTAACTAATTTCTTATTTCCTCCAAATCGGATCCTAAACATATGCCACATTTTCATAGTAGATTAAAGCTGCCCCATAGTATGCAGTACATTTCAGAAAACGTATATGAAGAGTTAATACTTCTAAAGCCTACTGTTAACCGCTATTATTACCGAAAAATATCacacatttttaattagaaGATTTTCCTTTAAATCGTCCTCCTTTAAACAAACATAGACCaacgatttctttaatttttctaatCAATTATATACAAATCTTTATTTTTCGGTCGTTTATTTTTGATGCCATTATATACAGGACACCAGACATATTAATATTACAAAATGTCTAACAATCCATACTAGCAAAAACTAAAGATGTATAGGGACAACAAAAACGAGGAATGCTGCTGTAAATGACAGCAtcaaattttagtttctatattaaattaagtTCGTACGAGAACGGAAAAGGACCATAGCAAAAGTCCAAACAGTTGAATGATCCGAATACGGATGATTGTGACGACAGCATATTGCGATGACAATTGAAAATTAGCCAAGATAACCAGCACCAATGTCATTACCAGCATCAGTCTCTAGTCAACATCATGTCGTGGCACAAAACAAAAGTCGTGTTTTTGTTGCACATACTATGTGGCCATTATGAACTTTGTAAGACCAGCCAGCTCAGTTGTTTCTTCAAAatggacaattttcttaaacatgaaaaattttcttaaacaaaacataataatgaataatttttcttgaatttgtcaaaaaattgtttttcgggagaaaaaaaaatttgtggcaAAAATCCATGGAATCCCCttccaaaactaaaatttttctatagaaggtgatTATATTTTCTCTATGGGTCTGCCTATGCTTGGTCGTTTATTTACCAGAAGTGAACGAAAATTCATCCTCACAGCAATATTTTTGCCTTAAggatctatatattatcaaccaaataataatataaaaacaaaaaaatgaatccctcaaaatcttaaaattcataaattaaaattccgACGAATGTATACATGCGCAAAGTATTTTATGTCCCAATCACGGAAATGGTAATATTGAAATGTCTcaatgaatttttgatttttggttcaaaaccaaaacaaacaatcaactttgtaattgaataaatatatttaactaaaattataattatttttattaagattttttaTGTACTTCTTTTGAGACCCACTATACCTAATGAATAGGAAAAAAACACACCTAATATCCTTTACTAAGGTTTGCGCAGAAGTTTCTTTGCTTATCCTCAACACCCACACCATTAATTGGCTTGATATTATAACCAACTTTGTTGGCTGGCTCTGATGAACGAGCTGACAAACCATCAGTTGTAATTACAAAATGTTGACCATCGTCCAATACCCTATCTATTGTATGTCTGTATTTCTCCCCTCCCCCACCCCCTCATCAAGCTCTCGGTTAGCTACTTATCCATAGGAGAAGAATGATTTTATCCTTTTGTAAAACCTCTTTATTTAAAATGCACTCTTTGTTGGAAAATATGTGTTCTCCTCTCTTCTCTTCTACTTATCTTTTAAAATGTagtgtttttgttattgttgctggTGTTGTTGGTGAGcttgttattattgttgttggtgcTTAATGTTACGGAAAACTTCCAAAGTTTCTGTGTGTTATTGGATTAATTAAATTGGAGACCACAGACAGTAAACCCCCTCCCTCCCCTTACAAAGATTAACTATAGGAAGTGGTCTATTAAGTAGTGTGTGGCAGATGCAACAGAAAGAGtttgagagggagagagagtggGAGTTGAAAAATGGAGGAGTTAAGGCTTTTCTCTACAGGTATTCGAGTTAGTGGAATCAGAGATGATAAATTCAGTACTTTCCTACTATTTTATTAGAGGAAATGAGAGTAGTAGAGTAAATTTAACGAATGTGATGTAGGCCGGTAATGTAGAGTATGTAGTAGAGTTTTTCGCCATGTAGCAAGATAAGAGCAAtggaaattgtaatttttgagAGAATTAAGACATCAATGATCTGTTTTAATTTTGCAACTCACTgtgagattaaaaaaaaaagttttttgttttgtatttttttctggctGTATTAAAACATAAGTTTTAGGGGAAAAGGTATATAATgaattatcaacattttcttctATTTATACTCTAAACCACATTATGGCAAgagtatacaaaatttgatcTGCATAAATACTTACCATAAAATATTTATCGTCCAAGGAGACCAAAGAATTTCTTTGGAAGAAGGACGAACACTTTTAAGGTTgaatcaaaatttgatattgcCTCCATATATGTAAAGAGTGGTTGAtaagtaatgcaacaaagtaaagcgctatattttttttgttaattttattgttcaaaagcaaaaaaaagtcggaaataacataaaattttataatcagtttagatttgttggaATTAACTAcccttggcacgaattatgccttcaaacggccgacaagaaaattttttaaaaattttatttatttatagaaaattttgttaaaattttatttcttaagaaaattttgtgaaaaatttatttcttaagaaaattttccgaaaatattatttctatagaaaattttttgaaaattttatttctacagaaaattttctgaaaattttatttctatagaaaattttctgaaaattttatttttatagaaaatgttatttctataaacaatttttgtttaaagtttcttcttcagaaaactttgtcaaaattttctttctgtagaaaattttctgaaaattttatttctatagaaaattttttgaaaattttatttctatagaaaattttttgaaaattttatttctatagaaaattttttgaaaattttatttctatagaacattttctgaaaatcttacttctacaaacaatttttgtttaaattttctttctatagaaaattttctgaaaattttatttctatagaaaattttctgaaaattttatttctgtagaaaattttctgaaaattttatttctatagaaaattttctgaaaattttatttctatagaaaattttctgaagattttatttctatagaaaattttctgaaaattttaattctatagaaacttttctgaaatttttaattctatagaaaattttttgaaaattttatttctatagaacattttctgaaaatcttacttctataaacaatttttgtttaaattttctttctatagaaaattttctgaaaattttatttctatagaaaattttctgaaaattttatttctatagaaaattttctgaagattttatttctatagaaaattttctgaaaattttaattctatagaaacttttctgaaatttttaattctatagaaaattttttgaaaattttatttctatagaacattttctgaaaatcttacttctataaacaatttttgtttaaattttctttgtatagaaaattttctgaaaattttctttgtatagaaaattttctgaaaattttatttctatagaaaattttctgaaaattttatttctacagaaaattttgtgaaaaatttatttcttaagaaagttttccgaaaatattatttctatagaaaattttctaaaattttttttctatagaaaattttctgaaaatcttatttctatacaaaattttctaaaaatttttatttctataaacaatttttgtttaaaatttcttctttagaaaattttgtcaaaattttatttctatagaaaattttgttaaaactttatatctttagaaaattttgttaaaactttatttctacagaaaattttatttctatagaacattttctaaaaattttatttctataggaaattttctgaaaattttatttctatagaaaattttctgaaaattttatttctataaacaatttttgtttaaattttcttctttagaaaattttgtcataattttatttccatagaaaatcttgttaaaactttatatctttagaaaattttgttaaaactttattttatttctatagaacattttgtttctgaaaattgtatttctatagacaattttctgaaaattttatttctatagaaatttttatgaaaattttatttccatagaaaattttctgaaaatgttatttctatagaaaattttctgaaaattttatttctatagaaaattttctgaaaattttatttctattgaaaattttctccaaaattttatttctgtagaaaattttgtcaaaatgttaagttaggataggttaggtggcagcccgatatatcaggctcacttagactattcagtccattgtgataccacattggtgaacttctctcttatcactgagttctgcccgattccatgttaagctcaatgacaagggacctccattttatagctgagtccgaacggagttccacattgcagtgaaaccacttagaaaagctttgaaaccctcagaaatgtcaccagcattactgaggtgggataatccaccactgaaaaactttttggtgttcggtcgaagcaggaatcgaacccacgaccttgtgtatgcaaggcgggcatgctcaccattgcaccacggtggctcccaaatgtcaaaatgttatttataccgaaaattttgtccaaatttatttttaatagaaaatttttgcaaaattgtatttccatggaaaattttgtctaaatgttatttctattaaaaattttctgacaattttattctatagaaaattttatttctgtagaaaattttctgaaaaatttgtcaaaaatttatttctttagaacattttgttgaattttatttctatagaaaattttgtcaaaattttataactatagataattttagcaaaattttataactatagaaaattttgtcaaaaatttataactatagaaaattttgtccacattttatttctataaaaattttctgtatttcgtatatataaataattaaactCATCTCTATTTTACCCTTTCTCTTTTCGTTACAGACGGGTTCAACATTAACCCATGAAATGTTACTAACAACAGCCGAAGCCTCGACATTCAGTGCCTCCGAGGTAGCGGGCCGTTTACAGGTCGATGTACGTTCCGGCCTCAAATGGACCGAAGCAAAGTATCGGGCAAAAATCATAGGACAAAATGAATTAAATGTCATCGATGAGGAGCCCACATGGAAGAAATACATAGAACAATTTAAGAATCCCCTTATCCTGCTATTGCTGGGATCAGCTCTGGTCTCAGTTATAATGAAACAGTATGACGATGCCGTTAGTATAACGATAGCCATTATCATTGTGGTCACAGTAGCTTTTATTCAAGAGTATCGATCGGAGAAAAGTCTAGAGGAATTGAAGAAGTTGGTGCCACCAGAATGCCATTGTCTACGGGAGTCGCGACTGGAGACATTCTTGGCCCGCGAATTGGTGCCGGGAGATGTGGTCCATTTGAATGTAGGAGATCGAGTGCCGGCCGATATTAGACTCTTTGAGGCCATCGATTTGTCCATAGATGAGTCAAGTTTTACAGGCGAGACAGAGCCTTCCAGGAAATGTACCGATATGCTATTGAATAGCATGGGCAATAAGGATCATACGAATATGAAGAATATAGCTTTTATGGGTACCCTGGTGCGTTGTGGCAATGGCAAGGGTATTGTGGTGAGCACTGGAGAGCGCAGTGAATTTGGTGAAGTATTCAAAATGATGCAAGCCGAGGAGGCTCCCAAAACCCCCCTGCAAAAGTCCATGGACATATTGGGGGCTCAGCTTAGTTTCTATTCATTCCTGATTATTGGGGTCATTATGCTTTTGGGCTGGCTGCAGGGTAAACCCCTAACGGAAATGTTCAATATCTCCGTATCTCTGGCCGTGGCTGCCATTCCCGAAGGTTTACCCATTGTGGTCACGGTGACCCTGGCCTTGGGTGTAATGCGTATGGCCAAACGAAATGCCATTGTTAAGAAACTGCCCACTGTGGAGACCTTGGGTTGTGTCAATGTCATCTGCTCCGATAAGACAGGCACTTTGACCAAGAATGAAATGACTGTCACTGTCATCATTACTTCGGATGGGTATATGGCCGATGTGACGGGAGCTGGTTACAATGATCAGGGTGAAATACACATTCGGAATTGCAATAATGTGGAAATGGCCAAGGCGAATATCACCAATCTGCTGGAAATCGGAGCTGTCTGCAATAATGCCTACATCCAAAATGGCACTCTGTTGGGCCAACCCACAGAGGGTGCCCTTATAGCGGCCGCTATGAAGAATGGCATGTATGCCACTGCCGAGAACTATGTACGCATGCAGGAATATCCTTTCTCCTCGGAACAGAAGATGATGGCCGTTAAATGCATACAcaaatacaacaataacaagGAGGAAATCTATTTTGCCAAAGGAGCTCTCGATATGCTCCTGCCTCAGTGTacgaaatacaaatttggctCACAAACAATGCCATTGACAAAGCAGAATGAGGCAGAATTCTTGGCGGAAGCTTATGAAATTGGCCGTAAGGGCTTAAGGGTTTTGGCATTGGCCAAAGGCAAAAATCTTCAAGATTTGGTCTATTGCGGATTAGTTGGCATCACAGATCCTCCACGACCTTTGGTAAGGGAATCAATTGAGTTGCTAATGCAAAGCGGTGTACGAGTAAAAATGGTGACAGGCGATGCCCAGGAGACAGCAATGGCAATTGGTAAGTGGTGCTATTAATAATCTCTCTACTCTACTCTAAGAATGATAATCTTTTTGAGGAGGGACTATGCACCACGATGGGTTGTgggtttgtggccaaatttatacatgaatgatttacaatgaaattatggatgaaattaaattgaaagtgATTAATGTTTTCCAGTTTTTGGAAAGGAGAAGCGATGAAGGGAATATATCCTCATTTTTTAtgcttatagaatattttccataaGATTTCATAAAGTTAAAGTGTAGGAAAGTATTTAATAGGTAAAGAAAATTAGATgatccttctatagaaaattttgtcaaaattttatttctatagacaagtttgtcaaaattttatttcggaaattttgattttattcgatctttcttttttatgaaatagaaaataattattcttcaataaaaggaactaatacataaaaaacaaaaaaacgatctcaagcttgaataattattttctagttaacaaaaatatttctatagaaaattttcattaaaattttatttctatagagaatttttataaaaattttatttatataaaacttttctcaaaattgtatttctatagaaaatgtttgcaaaattttatttatataaaactattctcaaaattttatttctatagaaagttttgtcgcaaattcatagaaaattttaacaaaatttaattttttttttttaatttttatttctataaaaaattttgtcaaaattttatttctatagaaaatttttgcaaactttcatttctatagaaagtgttcgcaacatttaatttctatagataattttaacaaaattttatttctatagaaaactttgtcaacattttatttctataaaaaattttgtcaaaattttatttctatacataattttgtcaaaattttatttctatagaaaattttgtcaaaattttatttctatagaaaattttgtcaaaattttatttctatagaaaatgttgtcaaaattttatttctatagaaaattttgtcaaatttttatttcgaaaattttgattttattcgatctttcttttttgttaaatagaaaataattattcttCAATAAAAAGAactaatacatacaaaaaaactaTCTCAAtcttgaataattattttctattaaaaaaatttatttcatcaaaaatcaaaattttattctatagagaattttcatcaaaattttatttctataaaaaattttgtcaaaattttatttctatagaaaattttgtcaaaattgtatttctatagaaaatttttgtaaaattttatttatataaaacttttctcaaaattttgtttctatagaaagttttttcgcaaattcatagaaaattttaacaaaatttaaatttttttttaatttttatttctatagaaaattttgtcaaaattgtgatttttgaacattaaaagtaatttaatttttgtaatttatgtagatacaaaatcccagaagatggttagtggcactaaccgaaatattggaaataaatattaaaacaaatcaataatcgattgtttctatgacctcaagccgaacaaaattaataatcaaaattttatttctatagaaaattttgtcaaaattttgtttctaaatgcTATATAGTAAAATGCTGAAATTTAGAGATTTACATTTTACGAATCGAAAGGCATCTAATTATAAGCCAATGACGTCAATGGGGTATCTCAGCTGGGTTTAGTGTGAATTAAGTACCGCGACCTCCTTGTCAGTAGTGTCCTTTCCAAGTTATATTTTTCTCCCAAATAATTGcttatgttttttaatttattttttataagaattattttcaattgtCCGTATTTACCAACAAAAAGACCTTCCATTGAAATGTAATAAACTCTAAATAATTagctgaaagaaataaaaagcaaAGCAAACTTTAATATCCTCCCCCTCATTATCAGAGTTAACCTTATTAC
This is a stretch of genomic DNA from Haematobia irritans isolate KBUSLIRL chromosome 4, ASM5000362v1, whole genome shotgun sequence. It encodes these proteins:
- the SPoCk gene encoding secretory pathway calcium atpase isoform X2, which encodes MNGKTPSMTALMVYQDDDTGSTLTHEMLLTTAEASTFSASEVAGRLQVDVRSGLKWTEAKYRAKIIGQNELNVIDEEPTWKKYIEQFKNPLILLLLGSALVSVIMKQYDDAVSITIAIIIVVTVAFIQEYRSEKSLEELKKLVPPECHCLRESRLETFLARELVPGDVVHLNVGDRVPADIRLFEAIDLSIDESSFTGETEPSRKCTDMLLNSMGNKDHTNMKNIAFMGTLVRCGNGKGIVVSTGERSEFGEVFKMMQAEEAPKTPLQKSMDILGAQLSFYSFLIIGVIMLLGWLQGKPLTEMFNISVSLAVAAIPEGLPIVVTVTLALGVMRMAKRNAIVKKLPTVETLGCVNVICSDKTGTLTKNEMTVTVIITSDGYMADVTGAGYNDQGEIHIRNCNNVEMAKANITNLLEIGAVCNNAYIQNGTLLGQPTEGALIAAAMKNGMYATAENYVRMQEYPFSSEQKMMAVKCIHKYNNNKEEIYFAKGALDMLLPQCTKYKFGSQTMPLTKQNEAEFLAEAYEIGRKGLRVLALAKGKNLQDLVYCGLVGITDPPRPLVRESIELLMQSGVRVKMVTGDAQETAMAIASLIGIDTIHHQTLSGQEIDQLNEHQLDKVCNNVSVFYRVTPRHKLSIVKSLQRTGNIVGMTGDGVNDGVALKKADIGIAMGKNGTDVCKEAADMILVNDDFHTIIAAIEEGKAIFYNIRNFVRFQLSTSIAALSLIALATLMGIANPLNAMQILWINIIMDGPPAQSLGVEPVDHDVLKQKPRNVKQPMITKSVIVNVLLSASIIILGTLWVFQREMVDGSLGKTKRDTTMTFTCFVFFDMFNALSCRSQTKSVFTIGLTSNRMFLMAVAFSIIGQMLVIYFPPLQMVFQTEALSAYDILFLLSLTSSVLIVQEIKKWFERTMERKMYKTRSELDFV
- the SPoCk gene encoding secretory pathway calcium atpase isoform X1; translated protein: MKNHKKYAKLPQDLDLSFQEQLEIDTAATDDFNLSAGSGLDEDDDNILDDHEEVDDDGDCDDDDDEEEDEIVIATAAAAATGLVGSGSGPRLANATAIARKQQINRKVLSGLGRDSVVETGSTLTHEMLLTTAEASTFSASEVAGRLQVDVRSGLKWTEAKYRAKIIGQNELNVIDEEPTWKKYIEQFKNPLILLLLGSALVSVIMKQYDDAVSITIAIIIVVTVAFIQEYRSEKSLEELKKLVPPECHCLRESRLETFLARELVPGDVVHLNVGDRVPADIRLFEAIDLSIDESSFTGETEPSRKCTDMLLNSMGNKDHTNMKNIAFMGTLVRCGNGKGIVVSTGERSEFGEVFKMMQAEEAPKTPLQKSMDILGAQLSFYSFLIIGVIMLLGWLQGKPLTEMFNISVSLAVAAIPEGLPIVVTVTLALGVMRMAKRNAIVKKLPTVETLGCVNVICSDKTGTLTKNEMTVTVIITSDGYMADVTGAGYNDQGEIHIRNCNNVEMAKANITNLLEIGAVCNNAYIQNGTLLGQPTEGALIAAAMKNGMYATAENYVRMQEYPFSSEQKMMAVKCIHKYNNNKEEIYFAKGALDMLLPQCTKYKFGSQTMPLTKQNEAEFLAEAYEIGRKGLRVLALAKGKNLQDLVYCGLVGITDPPRPLVRESIELLMQSGVRVKMVTGDAQETAMAIASLIGIDTIHHQTLSGQEIDQLNEHQLDKVCNNVSVFYRVTPRHKLSIVKSLQRTGNIVGMTGDGVNDGVALKKADIGIAMGKNGTDVCKEAADMILVNDDFHTIIAAIEEGKAIFYNIRNFVRFQLSTSIAALSLIALATLMGIANPLNAMQILWINIIMDGPPAQSLGVEPVDHDVLKQKPRNVKQPMITKSVIVNVLLSASIIILGTLWVFQREMVDGSLGKTKRDTTMTFTCFVFFDMFNALSCRSQTKSVFTIGLTSNRMFLMAVAFSIIGQMLVIYFPPLQMVFQTEALSAYDILFLLSLTSSVLIVQEIKKWFERTMERKMYKTRSELDFV
- the SPoCk gene encoding secretory pathway calcium atpase isoform X3 gives rise to the protein MLLTTAEASTFSASEVAGRLQVDVRSGLKWTEAKYRAKIIGQNELNVIDEEPTWKKYIEQFKNPLILLLLGSALVSVIMKQYDDAVSITIAIIIVVTVAFIQEYRSEKSLEELKKLVPPECHCLRESRLETFLARELVPGDVVHLNVGDRVPADIRLFEAIDLSIDESSFTGETEPSRKCTDMLLNSMGNKDHTNMKNIAFMGTLVRCGNGKGIVVSTGERSEFGEVFKMMQAEEAPKTPLQKSMDILGAQLSFYSFLIIGVIMLLGWLQGKPLTEMFNISVSLAVAAIPEGLPIVVTVTLALGVMRMAKRNAIVKKLPTVETLGCVNVICSDKTGTLTKNEMTVTVIITSDGYMADVTGAGYNDQGEIHIRNCNNVEMAKANITNLLEIGAVCNNAYIQNGTLLGQPTEGALIAAAMKNGMYATAENYVRMQEYPFSSEQKMMAVKCIHKYNNNKEEIYFAKGALDMLLPQCTKYKFGSQTMPLTKQNEAEFLAEAYEIGRKGLRVLALAKGKNLQDLVYCGLVGITDPPRPLVRESIELLMQSGVRVKMVTGDAQETAMAIASLIGIDTIHHQTLSGQEIDQLNEHQLDKVCNNVSVFYRVTPRHKLSIVKSLQRTGNIVGMTGDGVNDGVALKKADIGIAMGKNGTDVCKEAADMILVNDDFHTIIAAIEEGKAIFYNIRNFVRFQLSTSIAALSLIALATLMGIANPLNAMQILWINIIMDGPPAQSLGVEPVDHDVLKQKPRNVKQPMITKSVIVNVLLSASIIILGTLWVFQREMVDGSLGKTKRDTTMTFTCFVFFDMFNALSCRSQTKSVFTIGLTSNRMFLMAVAFSIIGQMLVIYFPPLQMVFQTEALSAYDILFLLSLTSSVLIVQEIKKWFERTMERKMYKTRSELDFV